The Pseudomonas allokribbensis genome has a window encoding:
- a CDS encoding bifunctional prephenate dehydrogenase/3-phosphoshikimate 1-carboxyvinyltransferase produces MIGRLVVVGLGLIGGSFAKGLRESGLCREVVGVDLDPQSRRLAVELGVVDRCEEDLVAACQGADVIQLAVPILAMEKVLARLAGMDLGQAILTDVGSAKGNVVRAATEAFGGMPARFVPGHPIAGSEQSGVEASNSELFRRHKVILTPLEQTDPTALAVVDRLWRELGADVEHMQVERHDEVLAATSHLPHLLAFGLVDSLAKRNENLEIFRYAAGGFRDFTRIAGSDPVMWHDIFLANREAVLRTLDTFRSDLDALRDAVDAGDGHQLLGVFTRARVAREHFSKILARRAYVDAMNSNDLIFLAQPGGRLSGRIRVPGDKSISHRSIMLGSLAEGVTEVEGFLEGEDALATLQAFRDMGVVIEGPHHGRVTIHGVGLHGLKPAPGPIYLGNSGTSMRLLSGLLAAQDFDSTLTGDASLSKRPMNRVANPLREMGAVIETAAEGRPPMTIRGGHKLKGLTYTMPMASAQVKSCLLLAGLYAEGKTTVTEPAPTRDHTERMLRGFGYPVSVNGATASVESGGKLTATHIEVPGDISSSAFFLVAASIAEGSELVLEHVGINPTRTGVIDILRLMGADITLENQREVGGEPVADLRVRAAKLKGIEIPEALVPLAIDEFPVLFVAAACAEGRTVLTGAEELRVKESDRIQVMADGLLALGVKCEPTPDGIIIDGGQIGGGEVHGHGDHRIAMAFSVASLRATAPIRIHDCANVATSFPNFLALCAQVGIRVAQEAQS; encoded by the coding sequence ATGATCGGGCGCCTGGTGGTGGTCGGTCTGGGGTTGATCGGTGGTTCGTTTGCCAAAGGCTTGCGTGAGAGCGGTCTGTGCCGCGAAGTGGTCGGGGTCGATCTCGACCCGCAATCGCGCAGGCTGGCGGTCGAGTTGGGTGTGGTGGATCGCTGCGAAGAAGACCTGGTGGCTGCCTGCCAGGGCGCGGACGTGATCCAGTTGGCGGTGCCGATCCTGGCCATGGAAAAAGTGCTGGCCCGTCTGGCTGGCATGGATCTGGGGCAGGCGATCCTGACGGATGTCGGCAGCGCCAAGGGCAATGTGGTGCGCGCGGCGACCGAAGCGTTCGGCGGCATGCCGGCGCGTTTCGTGCCGGGTCATCCGATTGCCGGTTCCGAGCAGAGCGGGGTGGAAGCCTCCAACTCAGAGCTGTTTCGTCGTCACAAGGTGATTCTGACCCCGCTGGAGCAGACCGATCCGACTGCGCTGGCAGTGGTTGATCGCTTGTGGCGCGAGCTGGGTGCCGACGTCGAGCACATGCAGGTCGAGCGTCACGATGAAGTGCTGGCGGCGACCAGTCATCTGCCGCACCTGCTGGCCTTCGGTCTGGTTGATTCGCTGGCCAAGCGCAATGAAAACCTTGAGATCTTCCGTTACGCTGCGGGCGGTTTTCGCGATTTCACAAGAATCGCCGGAAGCGACCCGGTCATGTGGCATGACATCTTTCTCGCCAACCGCGAGGCTGTCCTGCGCACACTCGATACATTTCGCAGCGACCTCGACGCCTTGCGCGACGCGGTCGATGCAGGGGATGGGCACCAATTGTTGGGCGTCTTCACGCGCGCCCGGGTTGCCCGCGAGCATTTCAGTAAAATCCTGGCCCGCAGGGCCTATGTGGACGCTATGAATTCCAACGATCTGATTTTCCTGGCTCAACCTGGTGGCCGCCTGTCCGGTCGGATTCGCGTACCAGGTGACAAATCGATTTCCCACCGTTCGATCATGCTCGGTTCCCTGGCTGAAGGCGTCACTGAAGTCGAAGGCTTCCTCGAGGGCGAAGATGCCCTGGCGACCTTGCAGGCGTTCCGCGACATGGGCGTGGTCATCGAAGGCCCGCATCACGGCCGCGTGACCATCCACGGTGTCGGCCTGCACGGCCTGAAACCCGCGCCGGGCCCGATCTATCTGGGCAACTCCGGCACTTCGATGCGTCTGCTGTCCGGCCTGCTGGCCGCGCAGGATTTCGACAGCACTCTGACCGGTGATGCGTCGCTGTCCAAGCGTCCGATGAATCGCGTGGCCAACCCGCTGCGGGAAATGGGCGCCGTGATCGAAACCGCTGCCGAAGGTCGTCCGCCGATGACTATTCGTGGCGGTCACAAGCTCAAAGGCCTGACCTACACCATGCCGATGGCCAGTGCCCAGGTGAAATCCTGCCTGCTGCTGGCGGGTCTGTACGCCGAAGGCAAGACCACCGTGACCGAGCCGGCGCCGACCCGTGACCATACCGAGCGCATGCTGCGCGGCTTCGGCTATCCGGTGAGCGTCAACGGTGCCACGGCATCGGTTGAGTCCGGCGGCAAGCTGACCGCGACCCACATCGAAGTGCCGGGCGACATCTCGTCGTCGGCGTTCTTCCTGGTGGCAGCGTCGATCGCCGAAGGTTCGGAGCTGGTACTCGAACACGTCGGCATCAACCCGACGCGTACCGGTGTGATTGACATCCTGCGCCTGATGGGCGCCGACATCACCCTGGAAAACCAGCGTGAAGTGGGCGGCGAGCCGGTTGCAGACCTGCGCGTGCGAGCAGCTAAACTCAAAGGTATCGAGATTCCGGAAGCGCTGGTTCCACTGGCCATCGACGAGTTCCCGGTACTGTTCGTGGCGGCAGCCTGTGCCGAAGGGCGCACCGTGCTGACCGGCGCCGAAGAGTTGCGGGTCAAGGAATCGGACCGTATCCAGGTCATGGCGGACGGTTTGCTGGCGCTGGGCGTCAAGTGCGAGCC